The DNA sequence GAGATATGCACATCCACCACACGAGTATCTGCATGTTGTTCTGCACTATAACCCCACACTTGCTGCAATATTTCTCCACGGGTAAAAGATTTGCCTGGATAGCTCATCAATAACTCTAGTAAGCTGTACTCTAGACCTGTTAATAGAATCCGCTCACCTGCTTTGTAGACTTGTCGTTTATTGGTATCAATTTTGAGATTGTCTACAACCATTACTCCCAAATTAGAAATAGCAGCAGTAGTTGTTCTATCGTTTCTTCGTCGCAACAACGAGCGAATTCTTGACTCTAATTCCTTGGGAGAGAAAGGTTTTGCCATATAATCATCAGCCCCTAATTCCAGCCCAGTGATCCGATCTGCTACATCTCCCAAGGCTGTAAGCATGATAATTGGCACATCTGATTGTTTCCGTAATTCTTGACAGACACCGTACCCATCCAGCTTTGGCATCATCACATCCAGAACGATTAAGTCGGGAGTTTCTTTACGAAAAGCTGATAAAGCTTCTTCACCATCACTAGCTGTAACTACACTGTAGCCAATCATTTCTAACCGCGTCTGTAAAATCCGGCGGATGCTGGCTTCGTCATCTACTACTAAGATTGTGCCTTTCTCACCTGATAAGTTTCTCAACGCTGTTCCTAATGAGCGAAAACTCTTAACCATCTATTATCTGCTTATTAGGAGTTAAAAGCGCAAAACAATCTTAACCTACAGTCATGATGAAGAAGCGATCGCTTAATACTTACATCTGTGCAAAAATTATGCTGGACATCTACCCGAAAACAGATTTGTACACAATTAATAAATTCCTCAACAAGAGACTCGTATTTCCCATCGATTTGGTGTACCTTGTTAATTCTGTGCAAATTATTTATACCTAACTTCTCCCAAATTTACTCAGACAAATTTTAAGCCAATGCCTTCGAGAGAACAGCCAATGAAAACTTCTAAGGGACTTCCAGAAAATAAAAATCCTCCAGTACAATCGGTGGGCAATTCCGGCTGGCAAGTGTCTGATGTCTGGCGGGATATTCGGGTAGATGATTTTTGTAATTAAAGCAGACAATTTGTATTCCCAGACGGTTCTGCATCAAGGCGGTTGCAATTATCCATAATCCGAATCTTAGAGGAGGGACAGGCATCAAGCAAGGGAGAAAAGTTTTCCCGAAGGCATACTTGTGCAGCCTGCCCCTCTGTCTCTTAGCTAAACCAGTATTATGGCAACCGCCTGAGCAACTTTTGTAAACTATCTTTGCACTCAGTCAAAGCTATAGTTAATTGTGCCTATAATAAGTTACGGCTAATTATAACTAAAAGTTAGCACTTCACCTGTGTATTGCTTGACTTACGCATTATAAGCGATACCAGGGATAACCAAAATTCATCGGCAGCGCAATAGTTCTATTCCGTTGCCAACATGCCCTCTCCGCGATCGCATGTTGGTGGAAGTGTTGTATATCAAGGGAAGTAGTTTTAATCGTAGATTATATCGGATAAAAGATAAGGGTTACTTATTTTGTGTTGAACGTGCTATATTATTTTCAATTCGGAAGTAAGAATATATTCAAAACCTGTTTTCGATAAATAATTTCCGACGTAGTATAAAGGCTTTGGGCTACGTAATTGCTCAACTTATGCTTTCAAAGTTGCTCATTTTATCCTTACAGTGACAATGAGGGCAATGACGTGGAGTGTCCGCCTTTTTGCGATCGCTAGTCTGAGATCGCTTACAAAAATTAAGCCCTAGAATAGGGAATCGGTGTTCGGAAAGATATGGGGTATGCCAGCAAGAGATGTTTTTCACAATGCAGTCAAGCATGGATTAATTGCCAATGGATGGAAAATTACCCATGACCCATTGCCAGTTAGTTTTGAATTGGGGGATATGTATATTGATTTGGGTGCTGAAAAACTTTTGGCCGCCCAAAGAGGGGAGGAAAAAATTGCGGTAGAGATTAAAAGTTTTGTCAGAACTTCAGCAATCTACGAATTTCATACAGCATTAGGACAATTTATTAACTACCGTCTGGCACTTTCTGAGCAAGAACCAGAACGTACATTGTATTTAGCAGTACCAATTGATGCTTACAGTTCATTTTTTACAATTAGGCTCGTACAAAATATTATCCGCATTCATCAACTGAAATTAATAGTTTATAACCCAGAAACAGAGGAGATAGTGGAGTGGATAAACTAACACAGTATCGACAAATCGTGCAACAAATGCTACGTGAATATGCAGAAATTGGTAGTCCTGATCCAGATGTAGAAACACAAATAGTCTTTGATACTGAACGCGACCACTACCAATTGATGAATGTGGGTTGGAAAAATCAACGCCGCGTTTATGGTTGTTTTTTACACATTGATATTAAAGATGGTAAAGTCTGGCTGCAACACAATGGTACAGAATACGAAGTTGCTGAACAACTGGCAAATTTAGGAATTCCTAAGCAAGATATTGTGATTGGATTTCACTCTCCTTTTAAACGCCAGTTTACAGATTATGCAGTTAGTTAAGCCAATGAACTACAACACAGATTCTTTACCTGCAATCAAACTTATCTCTCTTGATGGTGAAAATCCATTGAATATTCAAGGAATTTGGAGTACAAAAACGTCTGCACCTACGGATATTCGGTGGGTAAAGGTACTGGAGTTTTTACGCAGCAATAACCTTGC is a window from the Nostoc sp. KVJ3 genome containing:
- a CDS encoding XisI protein; translated protein: MDKLTQYRQIVQQMLREYAEIGSPDPDVETQIVFDTERDHYQLMNVGWKNQRRVYGCFLHIDIKDGKVWLQHNGTEYEVAEQLANLGIPKQDIVIGFHSPFKRQFTDYAVS
- the rpaB gene encoding response regulator transcription factor RpaB; protein product: MVKSFRSLGTALRNLSGEKGTILVVDDEASIRRILQTRLEMIGYSVVTASDGEEALSAFRKETPDLIVLDVMMPKLDGYGVCQELRKQSDVPIIMLTALGDVADRITGLELGADDYMAKPFSPKELESRIRSLLRRRNDRTTTAAISNLGVMVVDNLKIDTNKRQVYKAGERILLTGLEYSLLELLMSYPGKSFTRGEILQQVWGYSAEQHADTRVVDVHISRLRSKLEDDPEDPEYILTARGSGYFFQRVAQLEH
- a CDS encoding XisH family protein, giving the protein MPARDVFHNAVKHGLIANGWKITHDPLPVSFELGDMYIDLGAEKLLAAQRGEEKIAVEIKSFVRTSAIYEFHTALGQFINYRLALSEQEPERTLYLAVPIDAYSSFFTIRLVQNIIRIHQLKLIVYNPETEEIVEWIN